CATAATCTTACAAGGGTATATATTTACGTAAAAGACATAGAAGCACCTAAAAGTGTAATTTCCATGCAGTATCCAGCAATGAACAGGTTAGAATCTTGCAAGATACATTCAGCAGCCCCTGATTGGTTAGCTATCCTCAAATAGCTTTAATCCAAATTCCTTTTTCCCTCTTAAACAAAGCTAGTTTATATATACTAAGGTCTCTGCTCACTACAACTCACTTCCAAAGTTTCTCGCAACCTCTCCTACCatcaactctttctctctcatcaaCACTATGGCTCAAATGATCCATGGCTTCATCATTCTTTTTGCTTTGTCCCCTCTTGCAATAGCTCTCACAATGAACCCTACCTTTGCTGAACAACCTGGAAAAGGCGAAGGTGAAGGTGAAGGACTCACTCTAGAGCTCATCCATAGGTACTCTGTCCACTCCCCGCTGTACTCCCCCAACCTCACAACGGCCGAAAAGATCAAACAGCTCGTCAAGATCTCCGACCGCAGATCTTTCGAGATCGGATTGTCGCTGGCCAACAGGTCCCGCGTGATGGGGGTGCGGCCCGTCGTGGCGAGCGAAAAGTGGGTGTACATGGTGAAGCTCGGCATCGGGACCCCTCCAACGTTCACCAACTTGGACTTCGACACTGGGACTAGCTTCTCATGGACGCAATGCGCACCGTGTGGCCAGCACTTTGTGCAGACGCCACCGCTGTACTGGGCAACGCGATCCAGCACATATCACGCGCTCCCTTGTGACCACCCCCTCTGTGCTGGCCTTCCCTGCATCAGAAACCAGTGCCGCTATGTTCTCACGTATGCGGCCCTTTAAAGAGCCTTCTCTCTTTTTAGGCCATCTAGATATTTATCAACTATTTGCTCCAAAAGTtgaagctcattttagctttcTGACACAGCAAAAGTGGTTTCTTTTTGCCAGTTGTATAACAAACTCTCTTACTGGTCAAAAGCTAATTGCTTCGAGGCTAAACAAGCACTCACGATCTTGTTTGGGTTAGCTTTTCGAATTAGCTTTTCGAATCAAAGCTTCTACTTTTCGACTTCAATTCAGTGAAAGTTTGTGTCACCGTATTCATTCTTGTTAGGTACATGGATGCCGCCAAAACCAAAGGGTATCTAGTGGCAGATCGCTTCACTTTCGCGTCCAATCTCGGCAACCGTTCGGAGGCAGTTGACGACGTGGTCTTCGGTTGCTCCAAAGAGAGCAGCCCGGACATGTACCCCCATGGCACGGCAGTTAGTGGGATCATCGGCATGGGCACCCACGCACGATCCTTCCTGATGCAGCTCGGAGGCCGAGCAAAGGGCCGCTTCTCGTACTGCCTAGTCCCTCTAGAACACATTGGCCATAGCTACCTTCGATTCGGCATCGACATCGAACATATACGACATGCGCAAACCACGCCTCTCCTATCATATCACAACCACAGTCATTATCTTCTTGAAGTTAAGGATCTCAGCGTCAACGGTCGGTTGCTTCATCTGCCCTCAGATACATTCAAGATAAACCCCGACGGAACAGGTGGTTGTCTTGTAGACACGGGTTCGTGGATCAACTTCATGGTCGAAAATGCGCTCGACGCTTTGATTCGTTCTTTGGAGGAGCATTTTCAAAGGCATAACCTTCGAAAGGCTGAGGATCCAAATCCTACGAAGTTGAGACTGTGTTACAAAATTCCGAGGGGATTCTCGTCGTACCCAGCCATCAGATTTCACCTCCGAGGGGCTGTTCTTCGGCCGAAGCCCAAGAACTTCTTCTACGTCGATGAGGAGGAGGGTAGGATCTGTTTGGCCATAAAGGAAGCGCAGCATACGATCATCGGGGCTTTTCTGCAGCAAAACCACCGAATGGTGTTCGATGTTCGAAAGCACCAGCTAACATTTGCCGAAGAGAATTGTGCTCGGGATTGAGTAAATAAATATTTGCAATGTGAATAATAAAAATGGAAGGCTCTCTCGAGTTTCTATTAGAAAACTATTAGTAATGAAGTTTCATTATAGTTTCTAACATGATGGTGAGTATACCTATCCGTTGAACCTCGCATCAACTAAGGATTTGGTTAGCTGAGGAAACTAGCCGCGAACATCACATCTGAGCACGAAGAGACAAAGAACACCTAAAAGAgacaaaagtgatttttttttttccaaaccactgaaggagttaaaggaattataaagaaataaaatgctCGATGATCATGACATTCGTTGAAATACTTAAAGCGTAAAAAACTTACATgttaaggaaaaagaaaaggaaaaaataaccTTGTTTTTTCCCCCACGCAAAAttgcttgttttttcttttttctgcgAAAGGGAAAACAGAGAGATAGAGTGAGCGAAAATGGAATTCCATCACTGTTTGAAGTCACGTAAAATGTAACGTATTGGCAGTTAAGGTGTCCTATGAGCATTGGCAGTTAAGGTGTCCTATGAGTTTTATCATCATTGAAAGAATATATTTTTCCAGACTAAGGCATTCACGCCTATTCAAAACTAGAAAAATAAGTAATCAATGGTTAGCGAGGTTTACGTACCAACATGATCTTATGACACTACTCACttcaggaaaaagaaaagtttcgAGAAGTAGCAACATACAGCTCACCTGATAGTAACACCGTGCTCAACACGAAGACGATCGCCTAAGACCAGGCTTGTGTCTGCTGCTACTCCTCGAGGGCAATTATTCCTCAATCGCACGTCGCGCCATCTGAGGCTGCCTCGTCTTGATGCACGCGACCATGAATAGCCACAGAAGCACTGTAAGGAAGCAGTGCGAGGCAAAGATAATATCATGAGGAGATAGTGTAAATATCATGAAGGTCCACTGAGATTAATGATGTGAATGATGTGAATGGGTTCAAAAAGTAAAAATCAAACTACTTGTTTCCAAGCACATAAGAAAAGTTTTCTTGCTGAATAAGTTATTTGAACGTCGAACAGGCTTTAAAGATTATAGACTTTTCAAACAACATTGGATACGATTAGCCATTGTTTTCATTTGGTTTCACAGAAGCAAGCAACAAATGGACTAATTTTATGGACACTCCTCagcttttatttaatttgattttagttatttaCCCAGCTAAATTAGAAACTTTGTTCAAATTAACCACTTTGTTAGCTTATTGATAGCTAAGCATTACAAAGTTTAATCTATCTTCACCTAAATTTGACGGAACAAATCATTAGTTTAACAAAATTCTCAATTCTTAAATGAAACAATCAAATCAAAACAGCTAAAAGTTGAGANTTGTTCAAATTAACCACTTTGTTAGCTTATTGATAGCTAAGCATTACAAAGTTTAATCTATCTTCACCTAAATTTGACGGAACAAATCATTAGTTTAACAAAATTCTCAATTCTTAAATGAAACAATCAAATCAAAACAGCTAAAAGTTGAGAGAATGTTATTGAAGTAAAGAGGAAAACAAATTTAGAAACCTCTTTCAAAATATAGCTTATTGGAAAAGGGTTCTCCATACATTTTGACATAGAGAATCTTACTAGGGTATATATGTAGGTAAAAGACATTAGAAGCACCTAATAAAAGTGTAATTTCCATGCAGTATCCAGTAATGAATAGGTTCGAGTCTTGCAAGATATATTCAGCAAGCCCTGATTGGTTAGCTATCCTCAAATAGCTTTATCCCAAAATCCTTTTTCCCTCTTAAAAGAGCCagttcatttatatatatataccatgagGTCTCCACTCACCGGATCTCACTTGCTAAGTTCTTTCAACCTCTCCTACCATCAACTCTATCTCTCTCATCAACACTATGGCTCAAATGATCCATGGCTTCATCATTCTTTTTGCTTTGTTCCTTCTAGTCATAGCCGTCACAATGAGCCCTACCTTTGCTGAACAACCTGAAAAAGGTGAAGATGAAGACGAAGGCGAAGGCTGTTAAAGATAATGGATAAGGACAAACCTATTCTACCTGTTTTGAGAAAATATCTCAACCAATTCTATTGAATTGTTATTCAGTTTTTGATGATTTGTTATTCAGTTTTGAATGTAACAAACATAGTCATCACACCTGTATATATGTGCCATAAACTATGAATGAATATCAGTGTGGAGATTTATCTCTAATCCTtcttaacatggtatcagagcaggaggtcctaagttcgagtcacgccaggctcctagcatattaatttcctcccatttaattcaagcccacatcatgggccgactaaaaagtctcgagcccagacgtgagggggagtgttaaatataaaaatgtttaaacaccattCCCTAAcatagagtacaacggttgtttcacatggtgcCTCACTCTAGAGCTCATCCATAGGTACTCCATCCACGCCCCGCTATACTCCCCCAACCTCATGATGGCCGAAAAGATCAAACAGCTTGTCAAGATCTCCGACCACCGATCTTTCGAGATCGGATTGTTGCTGGCCAACAGGTCCCGCGTGATGGGGGTGCGGCCCGTTGTGGCGCATGACAGTTGGATGTACATGGTGAAGCTCGGCATCGGGACCCCGCCGACGTTCACCAACTTGGAGTTTGACACTGGGAGCAGCTTATCGTGAACGCAATGCGCGCCGTGTCGCAGGCAATTTGTGCAGACGCCACCGCTGTACTGGGCGACCCGATCCAGCACATGCCGCTCGCTCCCTTGTGACCACCCCCTCTGCACTGGCCTTCCCTGTGTCAAAAAACAGTGCCGCTACGATGTCACGTATGCAGCCCTTCAAAGAGCCTTCTCTCGTCTTAGGCCATCTAAATGTTTATTACCTGCTCGCTCCAAAAATTGAAGCACATTTTAGCTTCTTGACACAGCAAAAGAGGTTTCTTCCATCAACTGTATAAGCCTTTTCTTTCACCAGTCAAAAGCTAATTGCTTCGAGGCTAAACATGCAGTCACAATCTTGTTTGGCTTAACTTTTCGAATCAGAGCTACTTTTTTGCTTCAATTCCGTGAAAGCTCGTGTCACCAGATTCATTCTTGTTAGGTTCATGGATGGCACCAAAACCAAAGGGTTTCTAGTGGTAGATCGCTTCACGTTCGCATCCAATCTCGGCAATCGTTTGGAGGCAGTCGACAACGTGGTCTTCGGTTGCTCCAAAGATACCAGCCCGGACATGTACCACCATGGCACGGTAGTTAGCGGGATCATCGGCATGGGCACCGGCGCACGATCCTTCCTGATGCAGCTCAGAGGCCAAGCAAAGAGCCGCTTCTCGTACTGCCTAGTCCCTCCGGAACGCACTGCCCAGAGCTACCTTCGATTCGGCACCGACATCGAACATATACGACATGCACAAACCACACCTCTCCTATCACATCACGGCAGCGATGAGTATTATCTTGACCTTAAGGATCTCAGCGTTGAAGGTCGATTACTTCATCTGCCATCAGATACTTTCAAGATGAACCCTGACGGAACAGGCGGTTGCGTCATGGACACGGGTACATGGATCAATTTCATGGTTGAAAGTGCGCTCAACGCTTTGGTTCGTTCTTTGGAGGAGCATTTTCAAAGGCATAACCTTAGAAAGGTTGAGGATCCATATAAAGCAGATTTTAAACTGTGCTACGAAAAGCCGAGGGGATTCTCATCTTATCTGGCCATCGGGTTTCACCTCCGAGGGGCCGTTCTTCGGCCGAGGCCCAAGAGCTTCTTCTTCATCAACAAGAATTCATTCTGCTTGTCTATGAAGGAAGATCAGCATACGTTGATCGGGGCTGCTCTGCAGCAAAACCGGCGGATGGTGTTTGACATTCGAAAGCGCCGGCTAACATTTGCCGAAGAGAATTGTGCTCGCGATTGAGTATATAAATATTTGCAGGGTTAACAATAAAGATGAAAGGCTCTCTCTCCTATTTCTATTTGAAAACTATTAGTAATGAagtttaattataatttctaaCATAACATAATAGTGATATGATTATCCATCGAACCTTGCATCAACTTAGGACTTGGCTAGATGTGGAAATTAGCCTTGAACATCACATCTGAGCACCAAGAGACAAAGAATGCAAAAAGAGACGAAAAAGCGAGGAAAATTTTCCGAACCACTAAAGAAGTTAAAGAatttataaagaaataaaatgctTGATTATGACTTTTCTGAAAATACTAAAACGTAAGAAAGtatatgttaaaaaaagaacaagaaaaaaaaatcttttttttctctttgccCAAAAAACGCTAGGGAGATAGAGTGAGAGAAAAATGGAAAGTTTCCATCACTGTTGGAAGCAGAAGTTTCGTACGAGCCAATTGGAACTTAAGGTTTCCTATGAATTTTATTCTCATTGAAAGAATATATTTTTCTGAAACTAAGGTATTCACTCCTATTCAAATCGGAAAACAAGCAATCAATGGTTAGAGAGGCTTACCATACCAACATGATCATATGACACTGCTCACTTCAGGAAACAGAAAAGTTTTGTGAATTAACAACATGCAGCTCACCTGATAGTAATACCATGCTCAACATGAAGATGATCGCCTTAGACAAGGATATATCTGCTGGTAGTCCTCGAGGGCAATCATTCCACGATCGCGTGTCGCGCCATCTGAGGCCACCTCATCCTGATGCACGCAGCCGTGAATAGCCACAGAAGCACTACAAGGAAGCAGTGAGAGGTAAAGATAATATCATGAGGAGATAGGGTAAATATCATGAGGGCCCACAAATATTAATGATGTAAAATAGACTATTCCAAGCACATAAGTAAATCTTCATGTCGAGTAGGTTATTCCAAGCACATAAGGAAATCTTCATGTCGAATAGGTTATTCCAACTTCAAACAAGGCTTTAAAGATTATTAACTTTTCAGACAACATTGGATACGGTTAGCCACACTTTCATTTGGATTCACAGAAGCAAGCAACAAATGGATTATTTTTGTGGACACTCCTCAGCtttcatttaatttgattttagttattttagcaaGCTGAATTGCCAATTTTGTTCAAATTAACCATTTTATTAGCTATCAATAGTTAATTGTTAGAAAGTTTAAACTTCCTTCACCTAAAATTGACGGAACCAAATCATTAGTTTAGAGAAATCTCCAGTTCTTGAATgaaataaatcaaatcaaaacagCTGAAAGTTGAGAGCATATCAATagaaagaagaagggaaaacAAATTTAGAAACCTATTTGAAAATAGCTTATTGGAAAAGGGATCTCAATACATTTCAACATAGAGAATCTTACAAGGGGAAAAGCTATCAGAAGCACCTAAAAGTGTAATTTCCATGCAGTATCCTGTAATAAACAGGTTAGAATCTTGCAAGATATATTCAGCAACCCCTGATTGGTTAGCTATCCTCAAATAGCTTTCATGCAGATTCCTTTTCCCCTCTTAAACAAAGCTAgtttatacacacacacacacacacacagatacACACCATTCACTCCAAGTTCTTTTACCTTCCTGACCCAACTCTTTCTCCCTTATCAACACTATGGCTCAAATGATCCATGGCTTCATCATTCTTTTTGCTTTGTTCCTTCTAGTCGTAGCCCTCACAATGAGCCCTGCCTTTGCTGAACAACCGGACCAAGGCGAAGGTGAAGGCCTTACTCTAGAGCTCATCCATAGATACTCCATCCACTCCCCACTGTACTCCCCCAATCTCACGACGGCTGAAAAGATCAAACAGCTCATCAAGATCTCCGACCGCCGATCTCTTGAGATCGGTTTGTCGCTGGCCAACAAGTCCCGCATGATGGGGGTGCGGCCCGTCGTGGCGCACAACAACTGGGTGTACATGGTGAAGCTCGGCATAGGGACCCCTCCGACGTTCAC
This genomic window from Ananas comosus cultivar F153 linkage group 3, ASM154086v1, whole genome shotgun sequence contains:
- the LOC109707387 gene encoding aspartic proteinase nepenthesin-2-like; translated protein: MAEKIKQLVKISDHRSFEIGLLLANRSRVMGVRPVVAHDSWMYMVKLGIGTPPTFTNLEFDTGSSLSFILVRFMDGTKTKGFLVVDRFTFASNLGNRLEAVDNVVFGCSKDTSPDMYHHGTVVSGIIGMGTGARSFLMQLRGQAKSRFSYCLVPPERTAQSYLRFGTDIEHIRHAQTTPLLSHHGSDEYYLDLKDLSVEGRLLHLPSDTFKMNPDGTGGCVMDTGTWINFMVESALNALVRSLEEHFQRHNLRKVEDPYKADFKLCYEKPRGFSSYLAIGFHLRGAVLRPRPKSFFFINKNSFCLSMKEDQHTLIGAALQQNRRMVFDIRKRRLTFAEENCARD
- the LOC109707386 gene encoding aspartic proteinase nepenthesin-2-like, whose product is MAQMIHGFIILFALSPLAIALTMNPTFAEQPGKGEGEGEGLTLELIHRYSVHSPLYSPNLTTAEKIKQLVKISDRRSFEIGLSLANRSRVMGVRPVVASEKWVYMVKLGIGTPPTFTNLDFDTGTSFSWTQCAPCGQHFVQTPPLYWATRSSTYHALPCDHPLCAGLPCIRNQCRYVLTYMDAAKTKGYLVADRFTFASNLGNRSEAVDDVVFGCSKESSPDMYPHGTAVSGIIGMGTHARSFLMQLGGRAKGRFSYCLVPLEHIGHSYLRFGIDIEHIRHAQTTPLLSYHNHSHYLLEVKDLSVNGRLLHLPSDTFKINPDGTGGCLVDTGSWINFMVENALDALIRSLEEHFQRHNLRKAEDPNPTKLRLCYKIPRGFSSYPAIRFHLRGAVLRPKPKNFFYVDEEEGRICLAIKEAQHTIIGAFLQQNHRMVFDVRKHQLTFAEENCARD